A region from the Rufibacter sp. DG15C genome encodes:
- the mce gene encoding methylmalonyl-CoA epimerase, with product MHVEHIGIAVKSCEEANKLFTKLLGAEPYKAETVESEAVNTSFFSVGNTKIELLEATAEHSAIAKFIERKGEGIHHIAFEVEDIHAEMERLRAEGFQLLNEAPKRGADNKLVCFIHPKSANGVLVELCQEIR from the coding sequence ATGCATGTAGAACACATAGGCATAGCGGTAAAAAGCTGTGAAGAGGCCAATAAACTGTTTACGAAGCTCTTAGGCGCCGAGCCCTACAAAGCCGAAACCGTAGAGAGCGAGGCTGTGAACACCTCGTTTTTCAGCGTGGGCAACACCAAGATTGAACTGCTGGAAGCCACCGCTGAGCACTCGGCCATCGCTAAATTTATTGAACGAAAAGGAGAGGGCATCCACCACATCGCCTTTGAGGTAGAAGACATCCACGCCGAAATGGAACGCCTAAGAGCCGAAGGCTTTCAACTACTCAATGAAGCCCCAAAACGCGGCGCAGACAATAAATTGGTGTGTTTCATCCATCCCAAGTCGGCCAACGGCGTGCTGGTGGAACTGTGCCAGGAGATAAGGTAA
- a CDS encoding IscS subfamily cysteine desulfurase, with protein MKFPIYLDNNATTPMDPRVLEAMLPYFTNHFGNAASRNHPFGWAAEEAVDYAREQIAALINCDPKELIFTSGATESDNLAIKGVFEMYASKGNHIITATTEHKAVLDTCKHIEKIGGQVTYLQVNSEGLIDLQELEAAITDKTILISIMYGNNEVGVVQPIREIGAIAKKHGVLFFSDATQAVGKIPVDVKADGIDLMAFSGHKMYGPKGVGALYVRRKNPRVKVTAQMDGGGHERGMRSGTLNVPGIVGLGKAAEICRTDMASDTARIMKMRDRLESELLQMEESYLNGNKESRLPHVSNISFKYVEGEGLMMGVKDIAVSSGSACTSASLEPSYVLKAMGMSDDLAHSSLRFGLSRFTTEEEVDFAINHVKEAVTKLRELSPLWEMFKEGIDLDSIEWAEH; from the coding sequence CTGAAATTTCCGATTTATTTAGATAACAATGCCACCACGCCCATGGACCCGCGCGTGTTGGAGGCCATGTTGCCGTACTTCACTAACCACTTCGGGAACGCTGCGTCCCGTAACCACCCTTTCGGTTGGGCCGCCGAAGAAGCCGTTGACTATGCCCGCGAGCAGATTGCCGCGCTTATCAACTGCGACCCTAAAGAACTAATCTTCACCTCTGGCGCGACAGAATCTGACAACCTTGCCATAAAAGGCGTGTTTGAGATGTACGCCTCTAAAGGTAACCATATCATCACGGCCACTACTGAGCACAAAGCGGTGTTGGACACGTGTAAGCACATAGAGAAAATTGGCGGACAGGTAACCTATCTTCAAGTAAACTCTGAAGGCCTGATTGACCTGCAAGAGCTGGAAGCCGCCATTACCGACAAGACCATACTGATTTCTATCATGTATGGTAACAACGAGGTAGGCGTGGTTCAACCCATCAGAGAGATTGGCGCCATTGCCAAGAAACACGGTGTGTTATTCTTCTCAGACGCCACTCAAGCCGTAGGCAAGATTCCAGTGGACGTGAAAGCCGACGGCATTGACCTGATGGCCTTCTCTGGCCACAAAATGTACGGACCTAAAGGCGTTGGTGCTCTTTATGTTCGTCGTAAGAACCCAAGAGTGAAAGTTACTGCCCAGATGGACGGTGGCGGACATGAGCGAGGCATGCGTTCTGGTACCTTGAACGTGCCGGGTATTGTAGGTTTGGGCAAAGCCGCTGAAATCTGCCGTACCGACATGGCCTCTGACACTGCCCGCATCATGAAGATGCGTGACCGTCTGGAGTCTGAGTTGTTGCAGATGGAAGAGTCTTACCTGAACGGCAACAAAGAGAGCCGTCTGCCACACGTGAGCAACATCTCTTTCAAGTATGTAGAGGGTGAAGGCTTGATGATGGGTGTGAAAGACATTGCCGTTTCTTCTGGTTCTGCCTGTACGTCTGCTTCTTTGGAGCCTTCTTATGTTTTGAAGGCCATGGGCATGAGCGATGACTTGGCACACTCTTCCCTTCGTTTCGGTTTGAGCCGTTTCACTACTGAGGAGGAAGTGGACTTCGCCATCAACCACGTGAAAGAAGCCGTGACTAAACTTCGTGAACTAAGCCCGCTATGGGAGATGTTCAAAGAGGGCATTGACCTTGACTCAATTGAGTGGGCCGAGCACTAA
- the iscU gene encoding Fe-S cluster assembly scaffold IscU codes for MAYSDKVIDHYSNPRNVGTLDKAKNNVGTGLVGAPECGDVMRLQIEVDENQVITDAKFKTFGCGSAIASSSLATEWLKGKSVDEALAIDNMEIVEELALPPVKIHCSVLAEDAIKAAINDYRVKNGMEPLEVAKSHH; via the coding sequence ATGGCTTATTCAGATAAAGTAATTGACCATTACAGCAACCCGCGCAACGTGGGTACGCTGGACAAAGCAAAAAACAACGTTGGTACTGGTTTAGTAGGTGCCCCTGAGTGTGGTGACGTAATGCGTCTTCAGATTGAGGTAGATGAGAACCAGGTTATTACAGACGCCAAGTTCAAAACCTTCGGTTGTGGTTCTGCTATCGCTTCTTCTTCTTTGGCTACTGAGTGGTTGAAGGGCAAGAGCGTAGATGAGGCCCTGGCCATTGACAACATGGAGATTGTGGAAGAATTGGCCTTACCGCCAGTAAAAATTCACTGCTCTGTTTTGGCTGAGGATGCTATCAAAGCGGCTATCAATGACTACCGCGTTAAAAACGGTATGGAGCCACTAGAAGTAGCTAAGTCTCATCATTAA
- a CDS encoding iron-sulfur cluster assembly accessory protein produces MITVSDKAKEKVEKLKKDSNIDDSFRLRASVAGGGCSGLSYKLDFDDEVKPMDQEFEDKGVKVVVDMKSFLYLAGTELDFSDGLNGKGFYFNNPNASRTCGCGDSFSV; encoded by the coding sequence ATGATTACCGTTTCTGATAAAGCAAAAGAGAAAGTAGAAAAGCTGAAGAAGGATTCTAACATAGATGACAGCTTCAGGTTACGCGCTTCGGTGGCCGGCGGCGGATGCTCCGGTCTGTCCTACAAGCTTGACTTTGACGACGAAGTGAAGCCCATGGACCAGGAGTTTGAAGACAAAGGCGTGAAGGTGGTAGTAGACATGAAAAGCTTCCTCTACCTGGCAGGCACTGAGTTGGATTTCTCTGACGGCCTTAACGGCAAAGGCTTCTACTTCAACAACCCCAACGCCAGCCGTACCTGCGGCTGCGGCGACAGTTTCTCTGTGTAA
- a CDS encoding pyridoxal-phosphate dependent enzyme yields the protein MTREDLLATQTRIAPYIHRTPVLTSRLLDEQAGAIFFFKCENFQRMGAFKMRGAVNAILQLSDAQKAKGVVTHSSGNFAQALALAAQSIGVKAYIVMPENAPQVKKDAVVGYGGTIIECASTPAAREEMAAQVEKETGAYFIHPSNDLEVILGQGTAALELLEDYPDLDFIFSPVGGGGLIGGTALAAHYFGQDCEVVGGEPFGADDAYRSLQSGQIESNETTSTIADGLRTQLGDINFPIIQKHVEKIIRVEEEEIIAAMRLVWERLKIVIEPSSAVAFAALLKNKQDYAGKKVGILLSGGNVDLTKLPF from the coding sequence ATGACCAGAGAAGACCTGCTTGCCACCCAGACCAGAATTGCCCCTTACATCCACCGCACGCCGGTGCTTACGTCCAGACTGTTAGACGAGCAAGCGGGCGCTATTTTTTTCTTTAAGTGCGAGAACTTCCAACGGATGGGAGCCTTTAAGATGCGCGGGGCGGTAAATGCCATTTTGCAGCTGTCTGACGCCCAGAAGGCCAAAGGCGTGGTGACGCACTCTTCGGGGAACTTCGCGCAGGCCTTGGCCCTGGCAGCGCAGAGCATCGGTGTGAAGGCCTACATTGTCATGCCTGAGAATGCCCCGCAGGTAAAGAAAGACGCCGTAGTGGGGTATGGAGGCACTATCATTGAGTGCGCCTCTACGCCCGCTGCCCGCGAGGAAATGGCGGCGCAGGTAGAAAAAGAAACCGGCGCCTATTTCATCCATCCGTCCAATGACCTGGAGGTGATTCTGGGACAGGGCACCGCGGCCTTGGAGCTATTGGAAGACTATCCGGATTTGGATTTCATCTTCTCGCCCGTGGGCGGCGGCGGGTTGATTGGCGGCACGGCTTTGGCGGCACATTATTTTGGTCAGGATTGCGAAGTAGTGGGCGGCGAACCGTTCGGGGCAGATGATGCCTATCGGTCGTTACAAAGCGGCCAGATTGAATCCAATGAAACCACCAGCACTATCGCTGATGGACTCAGAACCCAATTGGGCGACATCAACTTCCCCATCATCCAAAAGCACGTGGAGAAGATAATACGCGTGGAGGAAGAAGAGATTATTGCCGCCATGCGCCTGGTCTGGGAACGCCTGAAAATTGTGATAGAACCTTCCAGCGCCGTGGCCTTCGCTGCTTTGTTAAAGAACAAGCAAGACTATGCAGGTAAGAAGGTAGGCATCCTGCTCTCCGGTGGAAATGTGGACTTGACCAAGCTCCCGTTTTAG
- a CDS encoding NAD(P)-dependent alcohol dehydrogenase yields MLATKGYAAFDPNSPLAPFNFQRRDVGPHDVLLEIQFCGVCHSDLHTAKGEWAGTNFPVVPGHEIVGRILKVGNHVQNFKEGDLAGVGCMVDSCQSCPSCSDGYEQYCENGFTGTYNSPEKGMDTPTYGGYSNQIVVSEKFVLKIREDQDLARVAPLLCAGITTFSPLRHWKVGQGHKVGVVGLGGLGHMAVKLAASMGAEVTVLSTSPSKEADAQSLGAHKFVVTKDENALREVRGYFDFIINTVSAKVSLDMYAGLLRRDGTMILLGVPPEAPELHAGTLIFGRRSIAGSLIGGIAETQEMLDYCAEHNILSDIEVISMSQINTAYDRMLAGDVKYRFVIDMSTLENGHS; encoded by the coding sequence ATGCTTGCTACCAAAGGATATGCCGCTTTTGACCCCAACTCGCCGTTGGCGCCTTTTAATTTCCAGCGTCGGGATGTAGGTCCGCATGACGTCTTATTAGAAATTCAATTTTGTGGCGTGTGCCACTCAGATTTACATACCGCCAAAGGCGAATGGGCCGGCACCAATTTCCCCGTAGTGCCGGGTCATGAGATTGTGGGCCGCATACTAAAAGTGGGAAACCACGTCCAGAATTTCAAGGAAGGTGATTTGGCCGGCGTGGGCTGTATGGTGGATTCCTGCCAGTCCTGCCCCAGCTGCTCAGACGGGTATGAGCAGTACTGTGAGAACGGGTTTACGGGTACCTACAACAGCCCCGAAAAAGGCATGGACACCCCCACCTATGGCGGTTACTCCAACCAGATTGTGGTTTCAGAGAAATTCGTCCTGAAGATTAGAGAGGACCAGGACCTGGCCCGCGTGGCGCCATTGCTGTGCGCCGGCATCACTACCTTCTCGCCGTTGAGACACTGGAAAGTGGGCCAAGGCCATAAAGTAGGCGTGGTAGGTTTGGGTGGTTTGGGCCACATGGCCGTGAAACTGGCGGCCTCTATGGGTGCTGAGGTGACCGTGCTAAGTACTTCGCCTAGCAAAGAAGCCGATGCTCAGTCTCTGGGCGCCCACAAGTTTGTGGTGACCAAAGACGAGAACGCCCTGAGAGAAGTGCGCGGGTATTTTGACTTCATCATCAACACGGTTTCTGCCAAAGTGAGTCTGGATATGTATGCCGGTTTGTTGAGACGCGACGGGACTATGATTCTGTTAGGCGTTCCACCAGAGGCGCCAGAACTGCACGCGGGCACCTTGATTTTTGGGCGCCGCAGCATCGCCGGTTCATTGATTGGCGGCATCGCCGAAACCCAGGAAATGCTGGACTACTGCGCTGAGCACAACATCTTGTCAGACATTGAGGTGATAAGCATGTCGCAGATTAACACTGCTTATGACCGCATGCTGGCCGGCGATGTGAAATACCGCTTCGTGATTGACATGTCTACTCTGGAGAACGGACATTCTTAA
- a CDS encoding GNAT family N-acetyltransferase, with protein MPLLETERLTLNYLTQEDALFILELLNDPACIQFIGERNVKTLDQARFYLENGPITNYRELGFGMYLVKLKADGTPIGTCGLLRREALPFPDIGYAFLPAYRGNGYALEAAQATLKYGQDMLGMTTLLAYTTPNNEKSGKLLEKLGLRYQRLFQWPETGEELKLYSNQTDIKL; from the coding sequence ATGCCCCTTTTAGAAACCGAACGCCTGACCCTTAATTACCTCACGCAAGAGGATGCACTGTTTATCCTGGAGTTGTTGAATGACCCGGCCTGTATCCAGTTTATTGGGGAAAGAAACGTGAAGACTCTAGACCAGGCCCGTTTTTACCTGGAGAATGGCCCCATTACAAATTACCGTGAACTTGGGTTTGGCATGTACCTAGTCAAGCTAAAAGCAGATGGAACGCCTATTGGCACCTGTGGCTTGCTAAGGCGCGAGGCCCTGCCTTTCCCAGATATTGGCTATGCCTTCTTACCAGCCTACAGAGGAAACGGCTATGCCCTGGAAGCGGCCCAAGCCACCCTTAAATACGGACAAGACATGCTAGGCATGACCACTCTATTAGCTTATACCACGCCAAACAATGAGAAGTCTGGAAAGCTGTTAGAGAAACTAGGTCTGCGCTACCAAAGGCTGTTCCAATGGCCAGAAACCGGCGAAGAACTCAAGCTGTACTCCAACCAGACAGACATTAAGTTGTAA
- a CDS encoding DUF4440 domain-containing protein, which translates to MKSNTLMFLMVLLVGFSSCSKMDEKKEPFNVSTLSQQFIGAWNSKNSSQLDTLLAEDAHFVQGEVHFNGKAEVSQKWVRETMGTIENLKTFAISSGADETVAFEGGTFTVDVIPESRELPRGQGEGNYMLVWKKNDKGAWKLHYAQLEDHPVEVKR; encoded by the coding sequence ATGAAATCTAATACGTTAATGTTCCTGATGGTCCTTCTGGTAGGATTCTCTTCTTGCTCCAAGATGGATGAAAAGAAAGAACCCTTCAACGTGTCTACGCTTAGCCAACAATTCATTGGCGCCTGGAACAGCAAAAACTCCAGCCAGTTAGACACTCTGTTGGCAGAAGACGCCCACTTTGTACAAGGCGAAGTGCATTTTAACGGCAAGGCCGAAGTTTCTCAGAAATGGGTGCGTGAGACCATGGGTACCATTGAAAACCTGAAGACCTTTGCTATTAGCTCTGGCGCCGATGAGACCGTTGCCTTTGAGGGCGGTACCTTCACGGTAGACGTAATCCCAGAAAGCCGCGAACTGCCAAGAGGCCAAGGCGAGGGTAACTACATGTTAGTCTGGAAAAAGAACGACAAAGGCGCCTGGAAACTCCATTACGCCCAGCTAGAAGACCACCCGGTAGAAGTTAAGCGATAA
- a CDS encoding putative quinol monooxygenase, with protein MENSNKYALFGKMAAQAGQREELLSILLQAAQLVSTAQGCHQYLVYKDTQNEDWIYISEIWDSEEDHDNSLHIAGCRELITQAMPLLAGKPEKIELTLVGGKR; from the coding sequence ATGGAAAACTCTAATAAATACGCCCTGTTCGGGAAGATGGCGGCCCAAGCTGGCCAGCGCGAAGAACTTCTAAGCATCCTGCTGCAAGCCGCCCAACTGGTCTCCACGGCCCAAGGGTGCCACCAATACCTGGTTTACAAAGACACGCAAAACGAGGACTGGATCTATATAAGCGAGATTTGGGACTCAGAGGAAGACCACGACAACTCCCTGCACATTGCCGGGTGCCGGGAACTCATCACGCAGGCCATGCCCTTGCTGGCGGGCAAACCCGAAAAAATTGAACTGACCCTGGTAGGCGGCAAACGGTAA
- a CDS encoding DUF1761 domain-containing protein: MSTPFQNLNWLAVTVAALSTFLIGGLWYSPLLFANPWMRANKFDPQNMGSPNMALIFGLAFVLSFFMALNLALFIGAGDMAFGAMAGFMAGFGWVALAMGVISLFERRPISYVLINGGYMTVAFTVMGAILGAWK; this comes from the coding sequence ATGTCCACTCCTTTCCAAAACTTGAACTGGCTGGCTGTAACCGTAGCTGCCCTCTCTACATTCTTAATTGGCGGACTCTGGTACTCTCCGTTGCTGTTTGCCAACCCCTGGATGCGCGCCAACAAGTTTGACCCGCAGAACATGGGCAGCCCTAACATGGCGCTCATCTTCGGGTTGGCCTTTGTGCTGTCTTTTTTCATGGCCTTGAACCTGGCCTTGTTTATTGGTGCCGGTGACATGGCCTTTGGCGCGATGGCAGGATTTATGGCGGGCTTCGGATGGGTGGCTTTAGCTATGGGTGTAATTTCTTTGTTTGAAAGGCGACCAATCTCTTACGTTCTCATCAATGGCGGTTACATGACCGTTGCCTTCACTGTGATGGGGGCCATTCTAGGCGCCTGGAAATAA